The Vibrio tasmaniensis genome includes a region encoding these proteins:
- the torS gene encoding TMAO reductase system sensor histidine kinase/response regulator TorS, producing the protein MLLASASIGRKLLASFLVMALLVLLSALIGVSGFSFVAKTERNVVDSALPAMIEARQVSELSNRIISSVQTLSNARNEAERKEAGTMLFGQLESLLQHIKELGVDSFDSQLLNKLENNVQSVINTLAELGVSVERKLWLNKELSSRVEEMRLLAEELEQLTRTQVLNTATIAVANVTHIYDLLETKQTDKAYQALDALVEVDLDLSERLHELHLLAYKMLNQIEETQTVTNVERIHQIQSEFESNLRIMARRVKAVEDPTRSAQMSQLLEELRKRQVVFDISLEQYENTKKSEFLMQNTLELFSQLNTTVNQLIDDSNLSTKKAVDELTSTLNLAQWSLSVISVIGLVIVAVIVWRVVYISVVKRLTEYSSALMSIAQGRLNIDISVKGNDELAHMGEAIITARNTAQALQVVAVGEAKAKRELEEHKEHLEELVTDRTYQLQKTNEKLNVEVENHAKARSAAEQASRAKSAFLATMSHEIRTPMNGVLGTARLLKDTGLDPLQSGYADIINRSGKNLLAILNDVLDYSKIEAGHLEIRTASFDLYQMVKDTYQLMEGRAAEKKLNFDFHIESNVQRYWRGDVTRISQILNNLVGNAIKFTESGSVDIFISLDIEDENRVMFEVSDTGVGIDSNEQACLFDAFTQTGSGRNKAGGTGLGLAISKSIMQAMNGDIGVHSEEGEGSQFWFSVPLFAGEKIETKAPTIEACIRAKVLLIEDNPVNCIVAEGFLNNLGHDVVMATTGEEARAIFSEQAFDIALVDINLPDCDGIELIQQLKAILEQTSTAEPLNIPPMVAVSAHVFNEEVESYLASGFDGFLPKPLEKEALSQIIVTQLDGKALLLPQPDPNDAVCKQNYKRVIESNSDGLNGTQMANVLANHTAIIDSQYDTTDSQDQGEAPVKLIDSKVIEGDLSILGLEKMKQIVALFDESSDLTLNELAEASQADDGREVKSLAHKLKGSAGSLGLSALYSLCQSIEASEEPLLQYRDNDQALSELVRDSLKALVPYVSA; encoded by the coding sequence TTTCTGGTTTTAGCTTTGTAGCAAAGACAGAAAGAAACGTCGTCGATTCTGCTCTTCCTGCCATGATCGAAGCTCGTCAAGTATCTGAGTTGAGTAACCGTATTATTTCGTCGGTACAAACGCTTTCTAATGCGAGAAATGAAGCAGAAAGAAAAGAGGCGGGCACGATGTTGTTCGGTCAACTTGAGTCGCTTCTTCAGCATATTAAAGAACTTGGCGTCGACAGCTTTGATTCCCAACTTCTGAATAAACTCGAAAACAATGTCCAAAGTGTTATTAATACACTGGCTGAGTTGGGCGTGTCAGTTGAACGTAAGCTTTGGTTAAACAAGGAACTTTCTTCTCGTGTTGAAGAGATGCGTCTACTTGCGGAAGAGCTAGAACAGCTAACCCGAACCCAAGTGTTGAACACGGCCACCATCGCAGTTGCCAACGTCACACACATCTATGACCTACTAGAAACTAAGCAAACTGATAAAGCCTACCAAGCCTTAGATGCGCTTGTTGAGGTTGACCTTGATTTGTCTGAACGCTTGCATGAATTACATTTGTTGGCGTACAAAATGCTTAATCAAATTGAAGAAACACAGACGGTCACTAACGTTGAACGTATTCATCAAATCCAATCTGAGTTTGAATCTAATCTAAGAATTATGGCGCGCCGTGTGAAAGCGGTCGAAGATCCGACTCGTTCGGCGCAGATGTCTCAGCTTCTAGAAGAGCTAAGAAAACGCCAAGTCGTGTTCGATATATCGCTAGAACAATATGAGAACACCAAAAAATCTGAATTTTTGATGCAAAATACGCTGGAGCTGTTTTCGCAACTGAATACAACGGTTAACCAATTGATCGACGATTCGAATCTAAGTACCAAAAAAGCGGTTGATGAGCTGACTAGCACGCTGAATCTAGCTCAATGGTCGTTGTCGGTGATTTCGGTTATTGGCTTGGTTATCGTTGCCGTTATTGTGTGGCGAGTTGTTTATATCTCGGTGGTTAAACGTCTTACTGAATACTCTTCAGCTTTGATGTCTATCGCTCAGGGGCGTCTGAATATCGATATCTCGGTTAAAGGTAATGATGAACTGGCTCATATGGGTGAGGCTATTATTACAGCGAGAAATACGGCACAGGCGCTACAAGTGGTAGCCGTTGGAGAAGCGAAGGCGAAACGTGAGCTCGAAGAACATAAAGAGCACTTAGAAGAATTGGTCACCGACCGAACTTATCAACTGCAAAAAACCAATGAGAAGTTGAATGTCGAGGTGGAAAATCACGCTAAGGCTCGTAGTGCCGCAGAGCAAGCAAGCCGGGCTAAGTCCGCCTTCCTCGCGACGATGAGCCATGAAATACGAACACCGATGAACGGTGTATTAGGTACGGCTCGATTACTTAAAGATACTGGGCTAGATCCTTTGCAATCGGGTTATGCCGATATCATTAACCGCAGCGGCAAGAATCTTCTCGCCATTTTGAATGACGTGCTTGATTACTCAAAGATAGAAGCGGGGCATTTAGAAATACGCACGGCTTCGTTTGATCTCTACCAAATGGTTAAAGATACCTATCAACTCATGGAAGGGCGCGCTGCTGAGAAGAAACTTAATTTCGATTTCCATATTGAAAGTAACGTACAACGCTATTGGCGTGGTGACGTGACACGAATCAGTCAAATCTTGAATAACCTAGTAGGCAATGCAATTAAGTTTACGGAAAGTGGTTCGGTCGATATCTTTATCAGCTTAGATATCGAAGATGAAAATCGAGTGATGTTTGAAGTGTCAGACACAGGTGTTGGCATTGATAGCAACGAGCAAGCTTGTCTGTTTGATGCGTTCACCCAAACCGGTAGTGGTCGTAACAAAGCGGGCGGCACAGGGCTTGGACTAGCGATCAGCAAAAGTATCATGCAGGCAATGAACGGTGATATTGGCGTTCATTCTGAAGAAGGAGAGGGGAGCCAATTCTGGTTCTCAGTACCTTTGTTCGCGGGTGAGAAGATTGAAACGAAAGCACCGACTATTGAAGCTTGTATCCGTGCCAAAGTATTGTTGATTGAAGATAACCCTGTTAACTGCATTGTTGCTGAAGGATTTCTGAATAACCTAGGCCATGACGTTGTGATGGCGACAACAGGAGAAGAGGCCAGAGCTATATTCAGTGAGCAGGCGTTTGATATTGCGTTGGTAGACATCAATCTACCCGATTGTGATGGCATAGAGCTGATTCAACAGTTAAAAGCGATTCTAGAACAAACGTCCACGGCTGAGCCGCTAAATATACCCCCTATGGTGGCGGTGTCGGCGCATGTATTCAATGAAGAAGTCGAAAGCTATTTAGCATCAGGGTTCGATGGTTTCTTGCCTAAACCGTTGGAGAAAGAGGCTCTTTCTCAGATCATCGTTACTCAACTCGATGGTAAAGCACTGTTGTTACCACAGCCGGATCCGAACGATGCTGTTTGCAAACAAAACTATAAACGCGTAATTGAGAGTAACAGTGATGGACTGAACGGCACACAGATGGCAAATGTATTGGCTAATCACACGGCTATAATTGATTCTCAATATGATACAACTGATTCCCAAGACCAAGGAGAGGCTCCGGTGAAATTGATTGATTCCAAAGTGATAGAGGGTGATCTGTCGATTCTTGGATTAGAGAAAATGAAACAGATTGTTGCGCTGTTTGATGAAAGCAGTGACCTGACCTTGAATGAACTGGCTGAGGCGAGTCAAGCGGATGATGGACGAGAAGTGAAGTCCTTGGCGCACAAACTTAAAGGGTCGGCGGGTAGCTTGGGTCTCTCAGCACTGTACAGCTTGTGTCAGAGCATTGAAGCAAGCGAAGAACCATTATTGCAGTATCGAGATAATGACCAAGCTTTATCGGAATTAGTAAGAGACTCGTTGAAGGCACTTGTGCCCTATGTTTCCGCTTAA